The following proteins are encoded in a genomic region of Bacteroidota bacterium:
- a CDS encoding T9SS type A sorting domain-containing protein: NICEGQSYKGHTLSGMYTENLKAVSGCDSTITTNLIVNKIPAVPVITLNDSILKSNSILGNQWYFYDNKLPEATNCTYIPHQKGDYYVIVTIDNCSSKSSNVITFIPTGIKKNPDGNIIRIFPNPTSAMVRITLNNNLDSDYTVEICDNLGKVLQKIKKKKSEQNFDMDFGKYIPGVYLMHIYSLNRHFLMKVIKK, translated from the coding sequence GAATATTTGTGAAGGTCAAAGTTATAAAGGGCACACCTTAAGCGGCATGTATACCGAGAACCTGAAAGCGGTTTCGGGTTGTGACAGTACAATTACAACAAACCTTATTGTAAATAAAATTCCGGCTGTGCCTGTGATTACTTTAAATGACAGTATCTTAAAATCCAATTCAATCCTAGGCAATCAATGGTATTTTTATGACAACAAACTTCCGGAAGCAACGAATTGTACTTATATTCCCCATCAAAAAGGAGATTATTATGTGATCGTAACAATAGATAATTGTTCATCCAAATCTTCCAATGTCATAACATTTATTCCCACAGGAATTAAAAAAAATCCCGATGGCAATATAATTAGGATTTTCCCGAACCCCACCTCTGCTATGGTCAGAATAACCTTAAACAATAATTTGGATTCAGATTATACGGTTGAAATTTGTGATAACCTTGGTAAAGTATTGCAGAAAATTAAAAAGAAAAAATCCGAACAAAATTTCGACATGGATTTTGGCAAATATATACCCGGTGTCTATTTGATGCATATTTATTCCCTCAATAGACATTTTCTGATGAAGGTAATAAAAAAATAG
- a CDS encoding SDR family oxidoreductase has protein sequence MTNKVVIITGASSGIGLACARECSMHGMKVVLAARNQEKLKEIEKELLSKGAEAMAVPTDVTSEEECKNLVDQTLKRFGTIDVLINNAGISMRALFNELDLKVIKQLMDVNFWGTVYCTKYALPCLLKNKGSVVGISSIAGFKGLPGRTGYSASKFAMNGFLESLRIENLKTGLHVMIVAPGFTASNIRRTALGPDGHEQGTSPRDENKLMPAGEVAHRIYKGLVHRRRNIIFTLEGKVLVLVHRIIPHIVDYLAYKEMASEPNSPFK, from the coding sequence ATGACAAATAAGGTGGTCATCATTACAGGAGCTTCCTCAGGCATCGGACTGGCATGTGCCAGGGAATGCTCAATGCATGGAATGAAAGTTGTTCTTGCAGCGAGAAACCAGGAAAAATTAAAAGAAATCGAAAAGGAACTCCTTTCAAAAGGTGCAGAAGCCATGGCGGTTCCCACTGACGTGACTTCAGAGGAGGAATGTAAAAATTTGGTAGACCAGACCCTGAAACGTTTCGGTACTATCGACGTGCTGATCAATAATGCGGGCATATCCATGCGGGCCCTCTTTAACGAACTGGATCTTAAAGTCATAAAACAATTAATGGATGTAAACTTCTGGGGAACAGTATATTGTACGAAATACGCTTTACCCTGTCTTTTGAAAAATAAAGGCTCTGTGGTGGGCATTTCTTCAATTGCCGGTTTTAAAGGTTTACCCGGACGGACGGGTTATTCGGCTTCAAAATTTGCCATGAACGGTTTTCTGGAATCCTTGCGCATAGAAAACTTGAAAACGGGCTTGCACGTGATGATTGTTGCCCCGGGTTTTACCGCTTCGAACATTCGCAGGACTGCCTTGGGCCCTGACGGACATGAGCAGGGAACCTCGCCCAGGGATGAGAACAAACTGATGCCTGCTGGGGAAGTTGCGCACCGCATATATAAAGGATTGGTTCACCGCCGCAGAAATATTATTTTTACGCTTGAAGGAAAAGTCTTGGTGTTGGTACACCGGATTATCCCTCATATTGTTGATTATCTGGCTTATAAAGAAATGGCCAGTGAACCCAATTCGCCTTTTAAATAA